The Deinococcus sp. KSM4-11 sequence ACCCGTCAACTCCTTGGTGGTCAACCCGAACGCAGCCACGACCGCAAGATCCTGCAAATGGGCCGTCGTGACCGCCACACGCGGGTGGGCAGTGGCCCAGGCGTATACGCCCTGCAGTACCTCCCAGCCTGCCTTGGGCATGTCCATCGGTGCACGGTACGGGAATACGCCGGGGGCATCTGAATGAAATACCAAGAAGTGTATGGTGACCCGCCGAACAGTGGGATACCGTCAAGGGATCATGAAGGATGCTGGAGAGCAGCGCGCCGAGGCGGTGGTTGAACCGCGCATGCCGGCACCCTGGAAGGTGGCCCCACGGCGGGGCACGCTGGGACGATCCCGCGTCATCTCGCGCCGGTCTGCGGAGGCCTTGTCTGCCCACACCTCCCGCCAAACCGCGCTCCGCGACCTGAGGGTCATGGCCCTGGTGCTGGCGTACGTGATCCTCGTGGTGCTGCTGCTCGGCTGAACGCCGCCAGCATCTGAACTAGAGGCGCCATGACGGTGGTTCTCCCCCGCAAGATGGAGGATTGATGATGCCGGTCATGGCTGGAGCCCTGCTACGGTGACCCATGATGTGCCAGGTGTCGGAGGTTCTTCTGACCCACCTGCAGGCCCTGGAAACCCGTGGGTTCACGGTCGATATTGATGCCGCTGGCGCCTTGAGCATTCTCGGGCCGGATGGCCAGCACTTCGATGGGCAACCCATCGAGTCGCCCATCCCCCGGCAGTGGGCGGCGGTGCTGGACGCGGCCCGGTCGGCCGGCCTGACCCTGGACGACCTTGAACAGGACTGACACCCCACGCCGTCAGATCGTGGAGTGAACCTGGCCGGTCGCGTCGAACAGGCGACCAGTTCCGGCCCTGCTCTCCTGTTGCTGTCGACGTGCCAAGGGCGCCTGCTGGAGGACAGATGGCGCTGCGGGTACTCAACACCGACCACGGCGCGAACCTGCAGGTGGTGTGGCGCTACGTCCACCTGGATGCCCCACCCTGTACTGCCTTTGGGGGTGGACGGTCTTCGCAGTGGCCGTCCGGGTACAAGGCCAGTTCCTGCCGGAGCCAAGCCTTGACCCGCTCGATTGAGTGTGGACTCCGGCCTGGGCTGAGGTCAGTGATTGAGCACCAGGAAGGTAAAAACGCCCGCTGCGACACCAGCAGCCATCCGCGTCAGTGGCCCCCAGCCCTGACGCTCGGCCTGCAGCATCACCACCACGACCATGGCGGTACCCAGGAGCACCGCCAGAACGCTCTCGGCCCTGGCGATCAGGACGCCGAGCAGCACGAGATTGACGACGATACCGAGGGTGGCGTTCAGGCGCGTGGTGCGGAGGGGAGCAACGTAATGGGGCTGGCGCACGTCCCAGGTATGGCACAGACGGCCCCTGGGTTCCACAGGACATCATGTCGGCTGCAGAAGCGACTTCCCGGACGACAACATCGTTTGACTGCGGCTGTTGTCAGAGAAAGCGTGCAGTACACGAAGGCCAATCCAGCCTCCGGCCACCCTATCGAGCCCTGAGCCTAGATCCGGGCACACCAGTGTTCCTTCTGCCACTGGTGTGCCCACAGCATCGTGGCGACCGGCACAGGACTCCGGTATAGACCACAGCTGACCGTACTACTAGCTCCCCAGCGTGCCCCCCACTGGCTGACTTGTGCCCTGGCCTGTTCATGCTGTAACGCCCTGCACCCACTGGGGCTATCCGAGGTTTAACGCCCATTAGCGGCGATGGTGGAGGTATGACCCTGCCCACCACCCTGATCCTGCTCACCATTCTCGTGTGCGGCTTCGTGGCCAGTTGGCGGCGCATGAAACGCAGTCGGAGACGACCCGAACTCGTCCCCCCACTCCTCGGGCCGACAGTCCGGATCCGACCACGTCCACATCACGCCCAGCCCCGTACACAATCCGTGCAGCCCAAGCCGCCTGCGTCACTGAACTCATGGGCTCCACGTCGGAGTCCGGCTGACCTGAGCGGCATGTCCGAGCACATCCCCGTGCGCAGCCGTCGGCACTTCCTGTCGGGCAATGAGCAGAGGTTCCTGGTCAGCCTGGAGGCGGCGCTGGGGCGAGAGTACCGGGTGTTCCGCAACGTCCGGCTGGACGACCTGTTCGTGACCACCACGCACAGCCCGCGTCAGGAGAAGGCCACGACTGCCCGGCTGCGCGAACGGCAGGTGGATTACGTGGTCGTGGCGCTCCCGGAACTCCAGCCGGTGCTGGCCATTGAATTCGAGGACACCGCCGGCGATCCCGTGACCGCCGCGGCCTGCGCCGGCGCTGGCCTGCTCCTGGCCCGGGTGAGGGCCGAGAAGATCTGGACGCCCGAAGGCATCCGGGCCTACCTGCAGCCGGGCCCTTCAGAGCGCATGTCGTTGTGAATCACACACCTGATATGGAGCAATGCGTGAACCATGTCAGGCGTCCAGCCATGATCCAGGGGAACCATGCAGATTGACCGCGGGTGACGTCCACGCTTGAGGTTCGCGAAGCCACTGCCAGCCTGGATCGGGCCACCGTCGTGACCCTGAAGACCACGCCACCCACCGGCTATGCGCTTTGGTGGAACATCAGGGCGCATGTCCGCCTTCATTCATCTCTGGGTGGATCCGACGAAACAGGGCAGTGCCGGGTGGGCCTGA is a genomic window containing:
- a CDS encoding DUF2726 domain-containing protein → MSEHIPVRSRRHFLSGNEQRFLVSLEAALGREYRVFRNVRLDDLFVTTTHSPRQEKATTARLRERQVDYVVVALPELQPVLAIEFEDTAGDPVTAAACAGAGLLLARVRAEKIWTPEGIRAYLQPGPSERMSL